A stretch of the Sorangium aterium genome encodes the following:
- a CDS encoding DUF58 domain-containing protein has product MGLFDAFKRAAAPLRRFSALSAGAPDEELFDDEFQRKLDYLAMVSRRVFSGAMRAERRTKKTGSGVEFADHRDYAPGDDFRYLDWAAYQRFDRLLIRLYEEEEDLSIYFIVDTSASMAFGDGEKLRHAKRLAAALAYVGLANLDRIAIVTATDEISGRMQSTRGKARIFRIFRFLGQARAEGPTDLGEAMKTFVAQHKRRGLAVILSDLYDPAGFERGINVLRYNRFEPFVLHVVDAREARPALRGDVRVYDCETGDEREVTVTPKVLERYAEAYEQYLDEIRRFCTSRQVSYFRADVSVPFDELILRVFRRGGFLR; this is encoded by the coding sequence ATGGGGCTCTTCGACGCGTTCAAGAGGGCCGCCGCGCCGCTGCGCCGCTTCTCCGCGCTCTCCGCGGGCGCCCCCGACGAGGAGCTCTTCGACGACGAGTTCCAGCGCAAGCTCGACTACCTCGCGATGGTGAGCCGCCGCGTCTTCTCGGGGGCGATGCGCGCGGAGCGGCGAACCAAGAAGACCGGCTCAGGGGTCGAGTTCGCCGACCACCGCGACTACGCGCCCGGCGACGATTTCCGGTACCTCGACTGGGCCGCGTACCAGCGCTTCGACCGGCTCCTCATCCGGCTCTACGAGGAGGAGGAAGACCTCTCGATCTACTTCATCGTCGACACCTCGGCGTCGATGGCGTTCGGCGACGGCGAGAAGCTGCGGCACGCAAAGCGCCTCGCCGCGGCGCTGGCGTACGTGGGGCTCGCCAACCTCGACCGCATCGCGATCGTCACCGCGACCGACGAGATCAGCGGGCGCATGCAGTCGACCCGGGGCAAGGCGCGCATCTTCAGGATCTTCCGCTTCCTCGGGCAGGCGCGCGCCGAGGGCCCGACCGACCTCGGCGAGGCGATGAAGACCTTCGTGGCGCAGCACAAGCGGCGCGGCCTCGCTGTGATCCTCAGCGATCTCTATGATCCGGCGGGCTTCGAGCGCGGCATCAACGTCCTCCGGTACAACCGGTTCGAGCCGTTCGTGCTCCACGTCGTCGACGCGCGCGAGGCCCGGCCTGCGCTGCGCGGGGACGTGCGCGTCTACGACTGCGAGACCGGCGACGAGCGCGAGGTCACGGTGACCCCCAAGGTGCTCGAGCGCTACGCCGAGGCCTACGAGCAGTACCTCGACGAGATCCGCCGCTTCTGCACGTCGCGGCAGGTGAGCTACTTCCGCGCGGACGTGTCCGTCCCCTTCGATGAGCTGATCCTTCGCGTGTTTCGCCGAGGCGGCTTCCTCCGGTAG
- a CDS encoding glutamate--cysteine ligase: METFDDLLFPFHEATKPEALHRIGAEAEKFGVDARTGAALPYEGERSILTVLQALVERHGWAPENEVPGGPLIALARAGASVTLEPGGQLELSGAPLENIHQICMEMSGHLAELRDISAELKLAWLGIGFHPFASQAELSWVPKARYAIMRRYLPTRGAHGLDMMRRTATVQANFDYASEEAAMRALRVSLRLSPLVTAIFANSPFYEGALFGGRSYRAKVWLDVDAARQGLIRNVLERGRRFSDYVAWAVDAPMFLIKRDSAVIENTGQTFRDFLEHGFEGHRATRGDWEMHLNTLFPEVRLKRTIEVRGADSLPANLVCALPALWAGILYDARALDEADALSESFRFDELEAVRPQIAERALRATFRGKPLAALAERLVSIASGGLERRARLNKNGKDERVHLDRLSALIAKGNSPADALVDGLRNDDPDLRSKILERARI; this comes from the coding sequence TTGGAGACGTTTGACGATCTGCTGTTTCCCTTCCACGAAGCCACGAAGCCCGAAGCCCTTCACCGGATCGGCGCCGAGGCGGAGAAGTTCGGGGTCGACGCCAGGACGGGCGCTGCCCTTCCGTACGAGGGCGAGCGGAGCATCCTCACCGTGCTCCAGGCGCTCGTCGAGCGGCACGGCTGGGCGCCCGAGAACGAGGTCCCCGGCGGTCCGCTGATCGCGCTCGCCCGGGCTGGCGCCTCGGTGACCCTCGAGCCAGGCGGGCAGCTCGAGCTGTCCGGAGCGCCCCTCGAGAACATCCACCAGATCTGCATGGAGATGAGCGGGCACCTCGCGGAGCTGCGGGACATCTCCGCCGAGCTCAAGCTGGCCTGGCTCGGCATCGGGTTCCACCCCTTCGCGTCGCAAGCCGAGCTCTCCTGGGTGCCCAAGGCGCGCTACGCGATCATGCGGCGCTACCTGCCGACGCGCGGCGCGCACGGCCTCGACATGATGCGCCGCACCGCCACCGTGCAGGCGAACTTCGACTACGCCAGCGAGGAGGCGGCGATGCGCGCGCTCCGCGTGTCGCTCCGGCTCTCCCCGCTCGTGACGGCGATCTTCGCGAACTCCCCGTTCTACGAGGGGGCGCTGTTCGGCGGGCGGAGCTACCGCGCCAAGGTCTGGCTCGACGTCGACGCCGCGCGGCAGGGGCTGATCCGCAACGTGCTCGAGCGCGGGCGCCGCTTCTCGGACTACGTCGCGTGGGCGGTCGATGCGCCGATGTTCCTCATCAAGCGCGACAGCGCGGTGATCGAGAACACGGGGCAGACCTTCCGCGACTTCCTGGAGCACGGCTTCGAGGGGCACCGGGCCACCCGCGGCGACTGGGAGATGCACCTCAACACCCTCTTCCCGGAGGTCAGGCTGAAGCGGACCATCGAGGTCCGCGGCGCAGACTCGCTGCCGGCCAACCTCGTCTGTGCGCTCCCGGCGCTCTGGGCAGGCATCCTCTACGACGCGCGCGCGCTCGACGAGGCCGACGCCCTGTCCGAGAGCTTCAGGTTCGACGAGCTCGAGGCCGTGCGCCCGCAGATCGCCGAGCGCGCGCTCCGCGCCACGTTCCGCGGCAAGCCGCTCGCGGCGCTGGCCGAGCGGCTCGTCTCGATCGCCTCGGGCGGCCTCGAGCGGCGCGCGCGCCTGAACAAGAACGGCAAGGACGAGCGCGTCCACCTCGATCGGCTCAGCGCGCTCATCGCCAAGGGGAACTCCCCGGCCGATGCTCTCGTCGATGGACTCAGGAACGACGACCCGGACCTGCGAAGCAAGATCCTCGAACGTGCGAGGATCTAG
- a CDS encoding homocysteine S-methyltransferase family protein, whose translation MNALEASTSRPPVGRPLIIGGDPLASLRGRGTAVSSTTALGRLLRESPRAIAELHEQEIALGIDVVRALTSATTTRALAPIGMAFRAAALTGTAVELATEAAGAAARRVAVAGILGHTAAAPMADRIAEDYAVHAARLAAAGCEILVACGFDPAQAACVGPTVARLARRAAVVSANTTQLATWALVELDGAGRTADGEGFEEVARSALDSGADALLFEVASVELGLNVLRRLEGVAHEVQVGVLLGAEPAQADGADRIAPAEICDAWAASAARLIEAGARMLGGGTGTTLAHLGALAKMLRTAQRAPLLRRAL comes from the coding sequence GTGAATGCGCTCGAGGCCTCCACCTCTCGGCCTCCCGTGGGTCGTCCGCTCATCATCGGCGGCGATCCGCTCGCGTCGCTCCGTGGACGAGGCACAGCGGTCTCCTCCACCACCGCCCTCGGCCGGCTGCTCCGCGAGTCGCCTCGAGCGATCGCTGAGCTGCACGAGCAGGAGATCGCGCTGGGGATCGACGTCGTCCGGGCGCTCACGTCCGCCACGACGACGCGCGCTCTGGCGCCGATCGGCATGGCGTTCCGCGCCGCCGCGCTGACCGGAACCGCGGTCGAGCTCGCGACGGAGGCGGCGGGCGCGGCCGCGCGCCGCGTGGCGGTGGCCGGTATCCTGGGCCACACTGCCGCCGCACCCATGGCCGACCGGATCGCGGAGGATTACGCCGTCCATGCGGCCAGGCTGGCGGCGGCAGGCTGTGAGATCCTCGTCGCGTGCGGCTTCGATCCAGCCCAGGCAGCGTGCGTGGGCCCCACGGTCGCGCGGCTCGCGCGCCGCGCGGCGGTCGTCAGCGCCAACACGACGCAGCTGGCGACGTGGGCGCTCGTGGAGCTCGACGGCGCAGGGCGCACCGCCGATGGCGAGGGGTTCGAGGAGGTCGCCCGGTCGGCCCTCGACAGCGGCGCGGACGCGCTGCTCTTCGAGGTGGCGTCGGTCGAGCTCGGGCTCAACGTGCTCCGGCGCCTCGAGGGCGTCGCGCACGAGGTTCAGGTCGGCGTGCTGCTCGGCGCCGAACCTGCGCAGGCGGACGGGGCCGATCGCATCGCGCCCGCCGAGATCTGCGATGCGTGGGCGGCGTCAGCGGCGCGGCTCATCGAGGCGGGCGCGCGAATGCTCGGGGGAGGAACGGGGACAACGCTGGCGCACCTCGGCGCGCTCGCGAAGATGCTCCGTACAGCGCAGCGCGCGCCCCTGCTCAGGCGCGCGCTCTAA
- a CDS encoding VWA domain-containing protein, protein MSAFRGRRLRIVAWAITCVALGGILFWAYRRYVLLHPDPTLTWVREGVKYELLNPKMLGAILLAPWFVGVLAGSLADLPLPQRVLSVLLRVAFVALIALGLSRLARSATTEKVATIYLIDVSESVTDEALDDARATLDKAFAEKPEDGVIKVITFARRPRLVERAAGEAAGREAERRAPLIGRHLDANGQRGDLGAGSNLQAALQLAYGLYPPGYLKRAVLMSDGVQTDGDVLAEANRARDVGVRLFSIPYRRPAPPEVAVRELRMPDRVKVGETFEIHADIYASRATKARARLFQGEALNGLEGIRDLELKAGPNDVVFKSVVRIAGQVTYALELDQIADDKFKENNRYATTIDVPGRPSVLYVEGTPQHAGPLSSALTAQQLDVDVRPPAGFPGSLKEMERYDFLIVSDTPKEALSLQGQEIIESYVRDLGGGFLFAGGESGYGLGGWYRTTIERILPVRMDNERKKDMPSVAMALVMDRSGSMTGLPLEMAKAAAKATAGVLSSDDLIEVIAFDSAPTRYVKMQPARNRSRIAGEIARIQPGGGTEIFSALDAAYQDMTVTQARKKHVILLTDGKASTGGIRDLVSAMIAESITVTTVGLGNDLDEQLLKMIADVGGGRFHAVPDPNNLPRIFTKETEMVARAAAVEEWFPVTQVGDAAFLRGVDVRTAPNLHGYVSTKLKPPPAQELLTSDSEEPILARWRVGLGWTLAWTSDVKARWAVEWLRWPGFEKFWGQLVHEHMRQKHRRELDMKAEIVDGELRASVDAFGADDRFENNLTSRLTLIGPEPGGATRVVDMRQTAPGRYETALALDRYGSFLLRAEHLREAEDGSLRPVAVSYGHVSNPYPREYASFEPELAILEKAATSTGGAVDPNGVAAIFDPAGEKVTFHEELWQQFIYAAMVVFLLDLFVRRVRLFDRKFVARRGRGVGGRSLPAT, encoded by the coding sequence GTGAGCGCGTTCCGTGGTCGCAGGCTGCGCATCGTCGCGTGGGCCATCACATGCGTCGCGCTCGGCGGGATCCTGTTCTGGGCGTACCGGAGGTATGTCCTCCTGCACCCGGATCCGACGCTGACGTGGGTGCGCGAGGGGGTGAAGTACGAGCTCCTCAACCCGAAGATGCTCGGCGCGATCCTGCTCGCGCCCTGGTTCGTCGGTGTCCTCGCGGGATCCCTCGCCGACCTCCCCCTGCCGCAGCGCGTGCTCTCGGTGCTGCTGCGGGTCGCGTTCGTCGCGCTGATCGCGCTCGGGCTGTCGCGGCTCGCGAGGTCCGCGACCACGGAGAAGGTCGCCACCATCTACCTCATCGACGTCTCCGAGTCGGTCACCGACGAGGCGCTCGACGACGCGCGCGCGACGCTCGACAAGGCGTTCGCCGAGAAGCCCGAGGACGGCGTCATCAAGGTGATCACCTTCGCGCGGCGGCCGCGGCTCGTCGAGCGCGCGGCCGGCGAGGCGGCCGGTCGCGAGGCGGAGCGGCGCGCGCCGCTCATCGGCCGCCACCTCGACGCGAACGGACAGCGCGGCGATCTCGGCGCAGGCTCGAACCTCCAGGCCGCGCTACAGCTCGCCTACGGGCTGTATCCGCCCGGCTACCTCAAGCGCGCCGTGCTGATGTCGGACGGCGTGCAGACGGACGGCGACGTGCTCGCCGAGGCCAACCGGGCGCGCGACGTCGGGGTGCGGCTGTTCTCCATCCCGTACCGGCGGCCCGCGCCGCCCGAGGTCGCGGTGCGGGAGCTGAGGATGCCCGACCGGGTCAAGGTCGGGGAGACGTTCGAGATCCACGCCGACATCTACGCAAGCCGCGCCACCAAGGCGCGCGCGCGGCTCTTCCAGGGGGAGGCGCTGAACGGCCTCGAGGGCATCCGGGATCTCGAGCTCAAGGCGGGGCCGAACGACGTCGTGTTCAAGAGCGTCGTGCGCATCGCGGGGCAGGTGACCTACGCGCTCGAGCTCGACCAGATCGCGGACGACAAGTTCAAGGAGAACAACCGGTACGCGACCACCATCGACGTGCCTGGGCGCCCGTCGGTGCTCTACGTCGAGGGGACGCCGCAGCACGCCGGCCCGCTCTCGAGCGCGCTCACCGCGCAGCAGCTCGACGTCGACGTCAGGCCGCCGGCTGGCTTCCCCGGCTCCCTCAAGGAGATGGAGCGCTACGACTTCCTGATCGTGTCCGATACCCCGAAGGAAGCGCTCAGCCTGCAGGGGCAGGAGATCATCGAGAGCTACGTGCGGGATCTCGGCGGGGGGTTCCTCTTCGCCGGCGGCGAGTCGGGGTACGGCCTCGGCGGCTGGTACCGCACCACCATCGAGCGGATCCTGCCGGTCCGGATGGACAACGAGCGAAAGAAGGACATGCCGAGCGTCGCGATGGCGCTCGTCATGGATCGCTCGGGATCGATGACCGGGCTGCCCCTCGAGATGGCCAAGGCCGCGGCGAAGGCGACCGCCGGGGTCCTGTCGTCGGACGATCTGATCGAGGTGATCGCGTTCGACTCGGCGCCGACCCGCTACGTGAAGATGCAGCCCGCGCGCAACCGCTCGCGGATCGCGGGCGAGATCGCGCGCATCCAACCGGGCGGCGGGACCGAGATCTTCTCCGCGCTCGACGCCGCCTACCAGGACATGACCGTCACGCAGGCGCGCAAGAAGCACGTCATCCTCCTCACGGACGGCAAGGCGTCGACGGGCGGCATCCGGGACCTCGTGTCCGCCATGATCGCCGAGTCGATCACCGTGACCACCGTGGGGCTCGGGAACGACCTCGACGAGCAGCTGCTCAAGATGATCGCCGACGTGGGCGGGGGGCGCTTCCACGCGGTCCCTGATCCGAACAACCTGCCGCGGATCTTCACCAAGGAGACCGAGATGGTCGCGCGCGCCGCCGCCGTCGAGGAGTGGTTCCCGGTGACCCAGGTCGGCGACGCGGCGTTCCTCCGGGGCGTCGACGTCCGCACGGCGCCCAACCTGCACGGCTACGTCTCGACCAAGCTGAAGCCGCCGCCGGCCCAGGAGCTGCTCACGAGCGACAGCGAGGAGCCGATCCTCGCGCGCTGGCGCGTCGGCCTCGGGTGGACGCTGGCCTGGACGAGCGACGTCAAGGCGCGCTGGGCCGTCGAGTGGCTGAGGTGGCCAGGCTTCGAGAAGTTCTGGGGGCAGCTCGTCCACGAGCACATGCGCCAGAAGCACCGGCGCGAGCTCGACATGAAGGCCGAGATCGTCGACGGAGAGCTGCGCGCGTCCGTCGACGCGTTCGGGGCCGACGATCGGTTCGAGAACAACCTGACCTCCCGGCTCACCCTCATCGGGCCCGAGCCGGGCGGCGCGACGCGGGTCGTCGACATGCGTCAGACCGCGCCGGGGCGCTACGAGACGGCGCTTGCGCTGGATCGGTACGGCTCGTTCCTCTTGCGGGCGGAGCACCTGCGCGAGGCCGAGGACGGCTCGCTCCGGCCCGTCGCCGTCAGCTACGGCCACGTCTCGAACCCGTACCCCCGCGAGTACGCGAGCTTCGAGCCCGAGCTCGCCATCCTCGAGAAGGCCGCGACGTCGACCGGCGGGGCGGTCGATCCGAACGGCGTGGCGGCCATCTTCGACCCGGCAGGGGAAAAGGTGACGTTCCACGAGGAGCTCTGGCAGCAGTTCATCTACGCCGCGATGGTCGTCTTCCTGCTCGATCTGTTCGTCCGCCGGGTGCGGCTCTTCGACCGGAAGTTCGTCGCGCGCCGGGGCCGAGGGGTAGGGGGCCGGAGCCTCCCGGCCACATGA
- a CDS encoding AAA family ATPase, with translation MAEKTKEAARAEVDEFRASIGELREEVGKVIVGNREVVDGVLTCMLAGSHALLEGVPGLGKTMLVRTMAEALELQFSRIQFTPDMMPADIIGTTVIDENAGGQRSFSFRKGPIFANIVLADEINRATPKTQSALLEAMQEHRVTVSRQSYTLEEPFFVLATQNPLESEGTYPLPEAQLDRFFFKLHVPFPSRDELNSILERTTGTDAIEVRPVLNKERIIAMQRLVREVPVAKHVQDYAVRLLQATHPAEGGSLDEVKRFVKFGGSPRGAQALLLAAKIRALFEGRFAASVDDVRACALPALRHRVLLNFEGEAEGVKTDEVLQAILKHLPESK, from the coding sequence ATGGCCGAGAAGACGAAGGAAGCAGCGCGGGCCGAGGTGGACGAGTTCCGCGCGAGCATCGGAGAGCTGCGCGAGGAGGTGGGGAAGGTCATCGTCGGCAACCGCGAGGTGGTCGACGGCGTGCTCACGTGCATGCTCGCGGGCTCGCACGCGCTGCTCGAGGGCGTGCCGGGGCTCGGCAAGACGATGCTCGTCCGCACCATGGCCGAGGCGCTCGAGCTCCAGTTCTCGCGCATCCAGTTCACGCCCGACATGATGCCCGCGGACATCATCGGCACCACGGTCATCGATGAGAACGCGGGCGGGCAGCGGTCGTTCTCGTTCCGCAAGGGGCCGATCTTCGCGAACATCGTGCTCGCCGACGAGATCAACCGGGCCACGCCGAAGACGCAGAGCGCGCTCCTCGAGGCCATGCAGGAGCACCGCGTCACGGTCTCGCGGCAGAGCTACACGCTGGAAGAGCCGTTCTTCGTCCTGGCGACGCAGAACCCCCTCGAGAGCGAGGGGACGTACCCGCTGCCGGAGGCGCAGCTCGATCGGTTCTTCTTCAAGCTGCACGTGCCGTTCCCCAGCCGCGACGAGCTGAACTCGATCCTCGAGCGGACGACCGGCACCGACGCGATCGAGGTGCGGCCGGTCCTGAACAAGGAGCGGATCATCGCCATGCAGCGGCTCGTCCGCGAGGTGCCGGTGGCGAAGCACGTCCAGGACTATGCGGTGCGGCTGCTCCAGGCCACCCACCCCGCCGAGGGAGGCAGCCTCGACGAAGTGAAGCGGTTCGTGAAGTTCGGCGGATCGCCGCGCGGGGCGCAGGCGCTGCTGCTCGCCGCGAAGATCCGCGCGCTCTTCGAGGGGCGGTTCGCTGCGTCGGTCGACGACGTGCGCGCGTGCGCGCTGCCCGCCCTCCGGCACCGCGTGCTGCTCAACTTCGAGGGCGAGGCCGAGGGCGTGAAGACCGACGAGGTGCTGCAGGCGATCCTCAAGCACCTTCCGGAGAGCAAATGA
- a CDS encoding VWA domain-containing protein, which yields MLHFTGVPLQTLLQIGALAGAVVVVFYILKLRRRPVAVPFSRIWERILRDKEATSLFSQLKRLLSLLLQLALLALLLLALGDPRPQANLVEGRNIVVLIDASASMQAIDVAPSRLELAKEEVKKMVRGLSGSDRMLLAQMDAAITPLSTLTGEIAELEAAVAAVRPTDATADFARALRFASDTLSGLPSPEVIVVSDGALGEPTDAGGQVRLGDIKLSYLPIGKGSRNAAITEFSVRRYPLDKSRYEVMLEVTNTSDEPLDLELSLLGDGQLTDLTRIRLKPKEKLPRFYPNLSGASKTLEAKLSLADGGSDDLPADNRAYALLPERRRARVQVVSAGNMFLEAALLLDEYLDVTFVDPQRYPAAASFDVTIFDGVAPSVAPGSGSLLYLNPTGTSVPFEVGKEVLDDDPNYRLGFDELDAKHPLLRYTALSDVNVARAHVLKGNKEDRVVGRSYKGPLLIEGRRSGVKFVALGFDVRESDFPLRIAWPLFLLNAINNFVEEDTSYISSFRTGSVWHIPASSSAEVASLEQPDGTTRTVPIQEGRAVFLGQHAGFYTLRVGAAGAQEESMFAANLSAPEESAIAPAVELKVDGRGAGAVSEFKIGVRRELWVYLLAAVLVVTAIEWFTYHRRVTV from the coding sequence ATGCTGCACTTCACCGGCGTTCCGCTGCAGACACTGCTCCAGATCGGCGCCCTCGCCGGGGCCGTGGTCGTCGTCTTCTACATCCTCAAGCTGCGCCGGCGGCCGGTCGCGGTCCCCTTCTCGAGGATCTGGGAGCGCATCCTCCGGGACAAGGAGGCGACGAGCCTGTTCTCGCAGCTGAAGCGGCTCCTGTCGCTGCTGCTGCAGCTCGCGCTCCTCGCGCTGCTCCTGCTCGCGCTGGGGGATCCGCGCCCGCAGGCGAACCTCGTCGAGGGGCGCAACATCGTCGTCCTCATCGACGCGAGCGCGAGCATGCAGGCCATCGACGTCGCGCCCTCGCGCCTCGAGCTCGCGAAGGAAGAGGTCAAGAAGATGGTCCGCGGCCTCTCCGGCAGCGACCGCATGCTGCTGGCCCAGATGGACGCGGCCATCACGCCCCTGTCGACGCTCACCGGAGAGATCGCGGAGCTCGAGGCGGCCGTCGCGGCGGTGAGGCCGACCGACGCCACCGCCGACTTCGCGCGCGCGCTCCGCTTCGCGAGCGACACCCTGAGCGGGCTCCCGTCGCCGGAGGTCATCGTCGTGAGCGACGGCGCGCTCGGCGAGCCGACCGACGCCGGCGGACAGGTGCGCCTCGGCGACATCAAGCTCTCGTACCTGCCGATCGGCAAGGGATCGAGGAACGCCGCCATCACCGAGTTCTCGGTGCGGCGTTACCCGCTCGACAAGAGCCGCTACGAGGTGATGCTCGAGGTCACCAACACGAGCGACGAGCCCCTCGATCTCGAGCTGTCGCTGCTCGGCGACGGCCAGCTCACGGATCTGACGCGCATCCGGCTCAAGCCCAAGGAGAAGCTGCCCCGCTTCTACCCGAACCTCTCCGGCGCCTCGAAGACGCTCGAGGCGAAGCTTTCGCTGGCCGACGGCGGCTCGGACGACCTCCCCGCGGACAACCGCGCCTACGCGCTGCTCCCCGAGCGGCGCCGCGCGCGCGTCCAGGTCGTCTCCGCGGGGAACATGTTCCTCGAGGCGGCGCTGCTCCTCGACGAGTACCTCGACGTGACCTTCGTCGATCCGCAGCGGTACCCGGCGGCCGCCTCGTTCGACGTGACCATCTTCGATGGCGTGGCGCCGAGCGTCGCGCCGGGGAGCGGGAGCCTGCTCTACCTCAACCCGACCGGGACCAGCGTCCCGTTCGAGGTGGGCAAGGAGGTCCTCGACGACGACCCGAACTACCGCCTGGGCTTCGACGAGCTCGACGCGAAGCACCCGCTCCTGCGCTACACGGCGCTCAGCGACGTGAACGTCGCGCGCGCCCACGTGCTCAAGGGCAACAAGGAAGACAGGGTCGTCGGCCGGAGCTACAAGGGCCCGCTGCTGATCGAGGGGCGGCGCAGCGGCGTGAAATTCGTGGCGCTCGGCTTCGACGTTCGCGAGAGCGATTTCCCCCTCCGCATCGCCTGGCCGCTCTTCCTGCTCAACGCGATCAACAACTTCGTCGAGGAGGACACGAGCTACATCTCCTCGTTCCGCACGGGCTCCGTCTGGCACATCCCGGCGTCCTCGTCCGCGGAGGTGGCCAGCCTGGAGCAGCCCGACGGGACGACGCGCACGGTCCCCATCCAGGAAGGGCGCGCCGTGTTCCTCGGGCAGCACGCCGGCTTCTACACGCTGCGCGTCGGCGCGGCGGGCGCGCAGGAGGAGAGCATGTTCGCCGCGAACCTCTCGGCGCCGGAGGAGAGCGCGATCGCCCCGGCCGTCGAGCTCAAGGTCGACGGCCGCGGCGCCGGCGCGGTGAGCGAGTTCAAGATCGGCGTTCGCCGTGAGCTCTGGGTCTACCTGCTCGCGGCGGTGCTCGTCGTGACCGCGATCGAGTGGTTCACGTACCACAGGAGGGTGACGGTGTGA